Genomic segment of Mucilaginibacter sabulilitoris:
TACTTTGCTTTATTGGGGTACTGGTCAAAAAAATCACTTTTTTCACCAATTGCTGTTCTGAGACACCTCATGATTTCCTCATGGAAGTCGGTACCCGCAGCATGCAGAGGATCGATAGCCTTTGCCAATAATGTTCGCAAGGTAAAAAGTTGCTCTCTGTTATATTTTTTAGAAGCTTTTACCAATTCCAGTTTCATCAGTTCTTCTTGCTGATTTTGTTTGGGATTAAAAATTTCATTTATATGGCTGCATTGATGGCAGACGCCTTCCTGATTGATTAGCGCACAACGATGCTCGAAAATATCGGTCATAGTATTCCTGGCATTATTCAACAGGTGTTTTATCACGCCTTCCGTCTTTTCGAGAATCAAACTAATTTCCTTTACCTGAAAATCGTACATGTTCTTTAAGATCAGCGCTACCTGGTTTTCTATGGGTAAGGTCTTTGAGATGCAGGTGAAACAGTAGTCGATATGCTCTTTCATTTCGTAAGCCCCGGCAGGCGAGGTATTGTGAACCATCCAAAAGACCTGCCTGATCTCCTCCGAACCTATAGCCAGATCTGCTGCCCGGTCCTGAGCATCCGCCTGCCATCTTTTTAGTTTCCGTAAATGATCGTAAGCGAGATTAGTGGCTATCTTAAATACCCAGGTTTTTAATGAAGAGTCCTGACCAAAAGTCGATATATTAGTAAATGCCTTAATAAAGCAATCATGGGTCAGATCTTCTACATCATTCCGATCGGTAAGTAAGCGATACAGGTAAGATTTCAGCTGATTTTGAAATTCGGCAAACAATATCTGGAACGCATTGATATCGCCGGATATGGCTGATTTCAGGATGTCTTCTCTTTCCATTTAGTTCGTTAACAGATAAAAATGAAAGTAGCAACCTTCCTCCGAAAGACTGCTACTGCTAATATATTATAAAATGTTCAGCTTACCGCAGTCCACATCAACAATGTGACTGTTGAAAACTACCCCTGTTTCAGAGGCGAGGAAGGCCGCCGTTTCACCTGTTTGTTTCAATGTCGGGGTCGACTTTAATATGTCGAAGGCCTTGTATTGTGCAACCAATTGCTCCGGCGATATTCCATACTGTTTTGCAGCAGTATCTATCCAGCCGGAGATTCTTTTTGTTTCCATTATGGCCCCGGTACAAATACAGATGACCTTGATGCCATCCGCCCCCCATTCTGTGGCCATCACCCGTGTCATCCCTTCAACAGCGGCACTGGCGGCCGTAATACCTGCCAAATTGGGAAGTTTTGACCTGGATAACGCAGCCGTGAGCAATAAGATTGTCCCTTCGGATTGAGTTTGCATCATATACTTCGCTGCCACCCTCGATGTAAGAAATTGTGAACCACATATCTTT
This window contains:
- a CDS encoding RNA polymerase sigma factor, producing MEREDILKSAISGDINAFQILFAEFQNQLKSYLYRLLTDRNDVEDLTHDCFIKAFTNISTFGQDSSLKTWVFKIATNLAYDHLRKLKRWQADAQDRAADLAIGSEEIRQVFWMVHNTSPAGAYEMKEHIDYCFTCISKTLPIENQVALILKNMYDFQVKEISLILEKTEGVIKHLLNNARNTMTDIFEHRCALINQEGVCHQCSHINEIFNPKQNQQEELMKLELVKASKKYNREQLFTLRTLLAKAIDPLHAAGTDFHEEIMRCLRTAIGEKSDFFDQYPNKAK
- a CDS encoding SDR family NAD(P)-dependent oxidoreductase, whose product is MQNLKDKVAVVFAASGDIAGAVARSFSQHGAKVYVTARNLDAVKALAQEISVNGSHAEAVKVDALNETEIDDFLNKVISENGKLDIVFNGIGIDYSEMGGRPPTTVATFEQFMAPMEKICGSQFLTSRVAAKYMMQTQSEGTILLLTAALSRSKLPNLAGITAASAAVEGMTRVMATEWGADGIKVICICTGAIMETKRISGWIDTAAKQYGISPEQLVAQYKAFDILKSTPTLKQTGETAAFLASETGVVFNSHIVDVDCGKLNIL